The genomic stretch GTCGCGGGCGACCTGGGCGGCCCGCTCGTGCCGGCCCGCGCCCTCGAGCGCGTCGGACTCGGAGATGGCGCAGCGCATCAGCGCGTTGTAGGCCTCCCCGGCGGCGGCGATGCGGCGCGCCTCGGCGAACGCCGCCAGCTGGGCCTCGACTTCGGAATAGCCGAAGCGCGCCCAGGTCAGATTGATGAGGGCGTGCGCCTCGACGTTGGCGTCGCCCACCTGGCGGCCGATCTCCCTGGCCTGCTGGGCCGTGGCGATCTTCTCCGGCCAGTCCTCGGGCCCGTGGAGCATGCGCGACAGGGTCTCCAGCACTTGACCGCGGAGCTTGCTCGGCGCGTCCGCGGGCACCAGCTCGGCGGCGCGGCGCAGATCGTCGAGATAGCCGGGACGCCCCAGGTCGTAACGGGTCAGGCCACGCTGGCGCAGCACGACGGCGGTCCTGATCGGATCGCTCCGCTCGTCAAGCTCGGCCAGCGCGGCGCTGGCCAGGGCGACGGCCCGCTCGTACTCGCCGGCGAGGTGGGCCACCGTCGCGATCTGCTTCAGCACGTCGAGCCGGTCGCAGCCGATGCGCTCGGCCGCGTCGGGCACCTGGTCCCACAGCTCCAGCACCCTGGACAACATACCGAACTGCTCGTCGTAGGCGGTGGACTTGCGGGCCGCGGCAGCCGCGTGCCACCCGCTGACCAGCGCCCAGGTGGAGTCGTGGGCCGAGTGCCAGTGGTGGGCCAGCTCGATCGCGCCGCGCGGGGCGGGCAGGATCGACAGGTCGCGCTCCAGCGCCTCGGCGTAGCGGGTGTGCAGGCGGGTGTGCTCGCCCGGCAGCAGGTCGTCGTGGAGCGCCTCGCGGATGAGCGCGTGCCTGAAGCTGTAGCCTTCGCCGTCGACCACCAGCACGTTGCCGGCGACGGCGGGCCTCAGGGCGCGGGAGAGCGAGCTCTCGTCGAGCCCGGCGACCGCGGAGAGCAGGTCGTGCTCGATGCGCTGGCCGCCCGCGCTGGCCACGCGCAGCAGCTCCTGGGTCTCCTCCGGCAGCCGCTCGACGCTGGCGAGCAGCAGGTCGCGCAGCGACTCGGGCAGCGCGTCGCCGCCGCCGCCCTCGCTGAGCAGCGCCTCGACGAACAGCGGGTTGCCCTCGCTCCGCGTGTAGATCAGATCCATGTCGGCGGGGGACGGCTCCCGCTCCAGGATGCTGGCCGCCTGGGCGACCGCCTCCCTGCGGGTCAGCCTGCGCAGGTCAGTCCTGGCCACCCACTCGACCCGGGCCAGCTCGGCGAGCATCGGCCGTAGCGGGTGGGTGCGGTGCAGCTCGTCGGTGCGGTAGGTGACCACGATCAGCAGGCGGCCGGCGGTGCGCTGGTAGCGGACCAGGAAGGACAGCAGGTCGCGGGTGGACCGGTCGGCCCAGTGCGCGTCCTCGACGACGAGCACGACGGCGCGCTCCTCGGCCAGCCGCTCCAGCAGACCGAGCACCAGCTCGAACAGGCGTGCCCTGGCCTCCGGACCGTCCTTGTCCGGCTCCCCGAACTCGGGCAGCAGCCGCGCCAGCCCGCGCGTCGCGCCGCCGGGCACGAGCGCCGCGACCCCGTCGCGGCCGAGCTTCCGCACGAGCCCGCGCAGCACGGCGGTGAACGGGGCGAAGGGCAGGCCCTCCGTGCCCAGCTCCAAGCACCCGCCGACGAGCACCGTGGCATCGTCGGCCCGATCGATGAACTCGCCGACCAGTCGCGTCTTGCCGACGCCCGCCTCGCCGCCGACCAGCACGGTGGACGGCACCCCGGCACGCGCCCTGGCCAGCGCGTCCCCGAGGACGGCCAGCTCACGGGCGCGCCCGACGAACAAGGGGCTAACGGCGTGGATACTCACGTAGGCAAGGATGCCATCCGCCTCCGACAGAAGCGCCGGCCCGCCAGCCCTTGAGACGGCCGCACTGCCCTTCGTCACCCACCACACTTCGGCGGCGAGTCGCGAATCCCGTCCTATGACACCAACGACCGTGGTCAGTACAGCTAGCGCAGCACCTTGCGGAAGAAGGTGGCCGAGGCCTCGTATCCGAGCGCGTGGTAGAACTCCGGCGCCCGCCGCGTCGCCATGGCGACGTAGCCCGCCTTGCGGGAGCGGGCCCACTGCTCGAACTCCTCCAGCAGGGCCCGCCCGAGTCCTTGCCGACGCAGCCCCGACTGGACCATGGCCTCCTCGACCCAGGCGACGGGCCCGTTCGCGAACAACGTCAAGTGCACGAATCCCAGCAGGTAACCGTGGACCCGCCCGTTCACGACGGCCGTGAGCAGCAGGGCGTCTTCGTTCGCCAGCAGCTCGGGCAGGGCGGCGTCGAAGGCTTCGCGCTCGGGCCTGAACGTCAGCCCGAACTCACGCGCCAACGCGAACACCTCGTCCGCGTCCGCCTTCTCCGCCCTCCTGATGAGAAGATCGTCAGCCGTCATGACCAATGACACTAGACGGTGCTGCATCGCCTGCGCAAACATCCCTACAGGTCACCCAGGCCGAGTTGGCGGGCGATGAGCATGCGCTGGACCTCGCTGGTGCCCTCCCCGATCTCCAGGATCTTGGCGTCGCGGTAGAAGCGGCCGACGGGGAACTCGTTCATGAACCCGTACCCGCCGAACACCTGCGTGGCCTCGCGCGAGTTGTCCATGGCCGCGTTGGAGGCGACCAGCTTGGCGATCGCGGCTTCCTTCTTGAACGGCAGCCCGGCCAGCATGCGCTCGGCCGCGTGGTAGTAGGCGAGGCGGGCGGTGTGGGCTCGCGCCTCCATGTCGGCGATCTTGAACTGGATGGCCTGGTAATGGCCGATCGCATGGCCGAACGCCTTCCTGTCCCTGACGTACTTCAAGCACTCGTCCACGCAGCCCTGGGCCAGGCCCACGCTGAGCGCGGCGATCGCGATGCGGCCCTCGTCCAGGATCTGGAGGAACTGGGCATAGCCGCGGCCGCGCTCACCAAGGAGGTTGCCGACAGGCACACGGCAGTCGGCGAAGGACAGCTCGCGGGTGTCGGAGGCGTTCCAGCCGACTTTGGAGTACTTCTTGGAGACGGTGAAGCCGGGAGTGCCGCTGGGGACGAGGATCGTGGAGATCTCGCGTTCGCCGGTGAGCGCGGCCACGCCGACGACGCTGGTGATGTCGGTGCCGGAGTTCGTGATGAACGCCTTGGTCCCGTTGATCACCCACTCCTGTCCGTCGAGCACGGCCGTGGTCCGCATCCCGCCCGGCACGTCCGTGCCGCCGCCCGGCTCGGTCAGTCCGAACGCGCCCAGCTCGGTCC from Nonomuraea polychroma encodes the following:
- a CDS encoding helix-turn-helix transcriptional regulator, producing MSIHAVSPLFVGRARELAVLGDALARARAGVPSTVLVGGEAGVGKTRLVGEFIDRADDATVLVGGCLELGTEGLPFAPFTAVLRGLVRKLGRDGVAALVPGGATRGLARLLPEFGEPDKDGPEARARLFELVLGLLERLAEERAVVLVVEDAHWADRSTRDLLSFLVRYQRTAGRLLIVVTYRTDELHRTHPLRPMLAELARVEWVARTDLRRLTRREAVAQAASILEREPSPADMDLIYTRSEGNPLFVEALLSEGGGGDALPESLRDLLLASVERLPEETQELLRVASAGGQRIEHDLLSAVAGLDESSLSRALRPAVAGNVLVVDGEGYSFRHALIREALHDDLLPGEHTRLHTRYAEALERDLSILPAPRGAIELAHHWHSAHDSTWALVSGWHAAAAARKSTAYDEQFGMLSRVLELWDQVPDAAERIGCDRLDVLKQIATVAHLAGEYERAVALASAALAELDERSDPIRTAVVLRQRGLTRYDLGRPGYLDDLRRAAELVPADAPSKLRGQVLETLSRMLHGPEDWPEKIATAQQAREIGRQVGDANVEAHALINLTWARFGYSEVEAQLAAFAEARRIAAAGEAYNALMRCAISESDALEGAGRHERAAQVARDGVEEAANYGLARTSGAFLGINLAEPLVSLGRWDEALQVIEHALDLTPPAPYRASLQGFATDIALARGQLDRAEQLLGSSRSVFSRGTYRDQTVLPHLCREVQLLQARGQLEEAVRAAARALEERDLMVSPRYAWPVLVTLARLLLAVAPPAPRSGGGVGAAQGPGALAQFALSLMPRIRALGQELPAVGDLQQAHRLTFSALTGPETPIEDAAELVAWQVKAWDLAVEAWAALRQPYAEARSLVSAAQAALAAGDRQEAAGRLTRARELAGQLGATPLLEQIDVFGRRARIGGSEETAADGQPLGLTARELEVLREVADGRSNREIAEALFISVKTVSVHVSNILAKLGVATRGEAAATAHRLHLFDAP
- a CDS encoding GNAT family N-acetyltransferase; protein product: MTADDLLIRRAEKADADEVFALAREFGLTFRPEREAFDAALPELLANEDALLLTAVVNGRVHGYLLGFVHLTLFANGPVAWVEEAMVQSGLRRQGLGRALLEEFEQWARSRKAGYVAMATRRAPEFYHALGYEASATFFRKVLR
- a CDS encoding acyl-CoA dehydrogenase family protein, producing MLKDEYEELRKTVEAFARDVVAPVIGDYYEREEFPYDIVRQMGAMGLFGLPFPEEYGGMGGDYFALCLALEELARVDSSVSITLEAAVSLGAMPIYRFGTEEQRAHWLPRLTAGTELGAFGLTEPGGGTDVPGGMRTTAVLDGQEWVINGTKAFITNSGTDITSVVGVAALTGEREISTILVPSGTPGFTVSKKYSKVGWNASDTRELSFADCRVPVGNLLGERGRGYAQFLQILDEGRIAIAALSVGLAQGCVDECLKYVRDRKAFGHAIGHYQAIQFKIADMEARAHTARLAYYHAAERMLAGLPFKKEAAIAKLVASNAAMDNSREATQVFGGYGFMNEFPVGRFYRDAKILEIGEGTSEVQRMLIARQLGLGDL